Below is a genomic region from Biomphalaria glabrata chromosome 3, xgBioGlab47.1, whole genome shotgun sequence.
CTGTGTGCGGGCTGCTCCTGTGATGACAAATTCAGCAGCATAAGAAAACAATCCCAACAAGACCAGGATCATTTCCTTCAGCTTGACTTTGTGTCTCATGAGTGGCACAAAAGTGAGCATAATTAAGCCTCTGAGAAAATAGTCCAGACCTTTCATGAAGCCAAAAGTTGTGGGAgaaaaatttaatgtttttctcatGTACAACATGGCAATGTCCATATCACCTGAGAAATATCATTTAGAAATGATTAGAATACTACTACATTTCTATGTAACCAGTAAGAACAGGCTGGCCAATAGTTTATCTACCACTTACCAATAAAACTTGCAGAAAGATTGagttttttgtaaattttttgaTCTGATAAATTTAAATTCTATTGTTTTTAGGGAGAGAGGCATGAGAGGGTAGCATAGACAAAGAGCATTATTATGGTTTAAATCCTAGTGGACACAATGCTAATTAGAAATAGAGGTTTGGATATACAAGTTTCTTGGTTAATACAGCCCAAACTGAGTATAAGGTAGCCTCAGGATAAATACTGTTGTAACCCTGTTCCTCCctgactaaccatttttttgtttccacgTGCAAAGTAGGGtgatttttgtttatgctgttGGGCATAAATGACCTTGACTAAGAAAAAATGTGTGAAGAGACTTTAGTTATGACCGAGGATTTGTTTTGAACGGaggattatttttcttgaatcgGTTTTTGTGAATAGTTGTATGGACATTTGATTAGGTGAACTGTGAAATTATTTCGATTACTTGGATTATTGACTGTTCATAGTGGATTGTGCATCTGCAACCAGAAGGATATCGGCGACTTGACAATCGGTGAgttaactttctttagtctactccaaagtcgtAACAATACAGAAAATCAGATCCAGTTCTTGTAAGATGGACAgacctattttaaaacaatgttctgttcatattaaaaaaaaaaaaaattataaggatATAAGGGGCACTAGAATAGGTATTATAAGGAAAACCCTCAAAAGGTAATTCTATAGAATAATTAAGAATATTTTGGGAAATATAGGTGTCTTTACCTCCAGTTTCATTATACCTAAATACAGGAAAGGAAACTTAGTGGCTAAGTATCATTAACTAGACTGCAGGTATGTTCAAATCCTGATGGAGACTAAACATCTTTAATTTGAGATTGAACTCAAGTTTAGTAAGATGTGTGCCTAGTGTAAGCATGGAGATCTTCACTACATCCCACAAAACAGATTGGACCAGACTAAAGTAAAGTGGATATGCACCATACAATtatgataacaataataaaaaatataatgataataataataaacaaatataataataaaccaatacaataataataataaacaaatataataataattccaATGATACCTGTGGTACAGAGCATCAATAAGTTTAAAGCCAATATCATCAGCACAAGTGCTGCACCAACTCGTCTACTTCGAGGCATCACAACACACTGGAAAGATTCTCTCAAGAACCGAAACAACATGCTACAGAAGCCTGGTCTCTCCTGGATGTCATTATAGGAGTGCACATTGTCCAGCCACAAAGCAGAGTATATGACAGCGAGTCCAATAGTAACACACATGACTGAGAATGTGAATACATAGCCTTGGTTATCAATCATGAGCCCAGATGTAAAGACACCTATAGTTCCTGCTATGAAAATCATAGCTTCAACAATTCCCATCCTTGTCAGCTTAGTATCAGGGGTTGTTATATGACCTACGTAACTGTACACTGACATTAGGCATGCAATGTAGCCTCCACTAAATCCATTTAACAGTGGGCCAATCAGAATATAGTACAATGAGGCTGATTCATACTTAGCATTTAGTAGTCCAGAAAGATATGCAGCAAAGGCACCAAGACAAGGCAAAATCACTGGAATTTTCCTGCCAATCA
It encodes:
- the LOC106063746 gene encoding solute carrier family 46 member 3-like, which codes for MATHIIIGFRHYHFDLANITVEPVLFLYMFASFLYFPTIQALIFHKVCLHSFNTTFCEVLEYNTTFKHDHQKENDFVTSETSYWILKITLALTLPSFFMVIFFLGSLGDVIGRKIPVILPCLGAFAAYLSGLLNAKYESASLYYILIGPLLNGFSGGYIACLMSVYSYVGHITTPDTKLTRMGIVEAMIFIAGTIGVFTSGLMIDNQGYVFTFSVMCVTIGLAVIYSALWLDNVHSYNDIQERPGFCSMLFRFLRESFQCVVMPRSRRVGAALVLMILALNLLMLCTTGDMDIAMLYMRKTLNFSPTTFGFMKGLDYFLRGLIMLTFVPLMRHKVKLKEMILVLLGLFSYAAEFVITGAARTQWLVFLGVVIGMFKGIPSAGLRATMSSLITKNEQGRLFGIIAASESITSLLSTLLFNELYPATYDLYPGFCYMLAAGILVIAFFIVLSLHCFILQDISSNYRPMECPSSNDEEENATDG